The Rhodohalobacter sp. SW132 genome has a window encoding:
- the rplW gene encoding 50S ribosomal protein L23, whose translation MSILIQPLITEKLTRIQEEDQKYAFKVLRSATKPQIKRAIEEKYPDVKVSRVNTMIVPSKPKGRHTRSGFVEGRSAVWKKAIITLKEGEIDFFSEI comes from the coding sequence ATGAGTATTTTAATTCAACCACTGATTACTGAGAAACTAACAAGAATACAGGAAGAAGATCAGAAATACGCTTTTAAAGTTCTGCGATCTGCAACCAAACCTCAGATCAAAAGAGCAATTGAAGAGAAGTATCCTGATGTAAAAGTTTCCCGAGTGAATACAATGATTGTTCCGTCGAAACCGAAAGGCAGACACACTCGCAGCGGTTTCGTTGAAGGCCGAAGTGCTGTATGGAAAAAAGCGATCATTACCCTGAAAGAGGGTGAAATCGACTTCTTTAGCGAAATTTAA